The following are from one region of the Cyanobium gracile PCC 6307 genome:
- a CDS encoding NAD(P)H-hydrate epimerase → MPTAWPTADADHLLVSGAAMAAIEQELFASGLPVEALMEKAALAVSRRLAERPSRDRQDGLLVLVGPGHNGGDGLVVAREWHLAGGRVRIWCPFERRRPLTEAHLRHARWLGIPLLEAPPDPEDPALWVDALFGIGQHRPAGPLIEALLGDRQRRRPGALVAIDVPTGLDADDGVLLGGVAATAATTYTIGLIKRGLVQDTALRWVGRLERIDLGLPAALLGQPGGEPLLGLGAADPCSAPWPVPDPAAGKYARGRLLVVAGSHRFRGAAHLALAGATASGCGSLRAALPQEITPHLWQIHPHVVLEPGLGATPAGGLALADLAAGWLDRLDAVLLGPGLGGVGLAGAPPAAGIDAPERQCWQDLADFAGLLVLDADGLNRLAAMGSDWLGTRQGPTWITPHAEEFRRLFPDLAPLPRPEAAGAAARRTGASVLLKGARSVVAAPDGRRWQLLVACPEAARAGLGDVLAGYAAGRGALAMAAMGQAGTPGADAVWLAAAALDHALAGVRTHRRHGPGGVTPLAVAEALEHPEPMK, encoded by the coding sequence ATGCCCACCGCCTGGCCGACGGCGGATGCCGATCACCTTCTGGTGAGCGGCGCCGCCATGGCCGCCATCGAGCAGGAGCTGTTCGCCAGCGGACTGCCGGTGGAGGCCCTGATGGAGAAGGCCGCCCTGGCGGTGAGCCGCCGCCTGGCGGAACGGCCGTCTCGGGACCGGCAGGACGGCCTGCTGGTGCTGGTGGGACCGGGCCACAACGGCGGCGATGGGCTGGTGGTGGCCAGGGAATGGCACCTGGCCGGAGGCCGGGTGCGGATCTGGTGCCCCTTCGAGCGCCGCCGGCCTCTCACCGAGGCCCACCTGCGCCATGCCCGCTGGCTGGGCATTCCCCTGCTGGAGGCCCCGCCCGACCCGGAGGATCCAGCCCTCTGGGTGGATGCCCTGTTCGGCATCGGCCAGCACCGGCCGGCCGGACCGCTGATCGAAGCCCTGCTGGGGGACCGGCAGCGGCGGCGGCCCGGCGCCCTGGTGGCGATCGATGTCCCCACCGGCCTGGACGCCGATGACGGGGTGCTGCTCGGCGGGGTCGCCGCCACGGCCGCCACCACCTACACCATCGGCCTGATCAAGCGGGGCCTCGTCCAGGACACCGCCCTGCGCTGGGTGGGACGGCTGGAGCGGATCGACCTGGGACTGCCGGCCGCGCTCCTGGGCCAGCCCGGTGGCGAGCCACTGCTGGGCCTGGGGGCCGCCGACCCGTGCTCGGCCCCCTGGCCCGTGCCGGATCCAGCCGCCGGGAAGTACGCCCGCGGACGCCTGCTGGTTGTGGCCGGCAGCCACCGCTTCCGGGGGGCCGCCCACCTGGCCCTGGCCGGCGCCACGGCCTCCGGATGCGGCAGCCTCCGGGCCGCCCTCCCCCAGGAGATCACCCCCCACCTCTGGCAGATCCACCCCCATGTGGTGCTGGAGCCCGGCCTGGGGGCCACCCCGGCCGGGGGGCTGGCGCTGGCGGATCTGGCCGCGGGCTGGCTGGATCGGCTGGATGCGGTGCTGCTGGGTCCCGGCCTGGGCGGAGTCGGTCTCGCCGGTGCACCACCAGCGGCGGGGATCGACGCCCCGGAGCGGCAGTGCTGGCAGGATCTGGCCGACTTCGCCGGCCTGCTGGTGCTCGATGCCGATGGCCTCAATCGCCTGGCGGCCATGGGCAGCGACTGGCTGGGGACCCGCCAGGGGCCCACCTGGATCACCCCCCACGCGGAGGAGTTCCGCAGGCTCTTCCCCGACCTGGCTCCGCTGCCCCGGCCCGAGGCGGCGGGGGCGGCGGCCCGCCGCACGGGCGCCAGCGTGCTGCTCAAGGGGGCCCGCAGCGTCGTGGCGGCCCCGGATGGGCGCCGCTGGCAGCTGCTGGTGGCCTGCCCGGAGGCGGCCAGGGCCGGACTCGGGGATGTGCTCGCCGGCTACGCGGCGGGGCGGGGGGCCCTGGCCATGGCCGCCATGGGGCAGGCGGGAACGCCAGGGGCCGATGCCGTCTGGCTGGCAGCCGCCGCCCTCGACCATGCCCTGGCCGGCGTCCGGACCCATCGCCGGCACGGGCCCGGAGGCGTGACCCCCCTCGCGGTGGCCGAGGCCCTGGAACATCCGGAGCCAATGAAATAG
- the pdhA gene encoding pyruvate dehydrogenase (acetyl-transferring) E1 component subunit alpha, which translates to MTQELTAARAAQPGTVGASSSSEEAGSHAVRLEGLYPAERASVSRDEGLMLYRDMTLGRRFEDKCAEMYYRGKMFGFVHLYNGQEAVSTGVIRAMRLQHDWFCSTYRDHVHALSCGVPAREVMSELFGKATGCSKGRGGSMHLFSREHHLLGGYAFIGEGIPVALGAAFTSRYKREALGQADSDAVTAAFFGDGTCNIGQFYECLNMAALWKLPILFVVENNRWAIGMDHNRATSEPEIWRKAAGFGMVGEEVDGMDVLAVRAAAQRAIARARAGEGPTLLECLTYRFRGHSLADPDELREAAEKEFWAKRDPIKQLAVRLMEQGLATAEELKEIDREIDAVVADCVEFALAAPEPDGSELTRYIWADD; encoded by the coding sequence ATGACTCAGGAACTGACCGCGGCGCGGGCAGCGCAGCCCGGCACCGTCGGGGCAAGCTCGTCGTCCGAGGAGGCGGGCAGCCATGCGGTGCGGCTCGAGGGCCTGTACCCGGCCGAGCGGGCCAGTGTCAGCCGGGACGAGGGCCTGATGCTCTACCGCGACATGACGCTGGGGCGCCGCTTCGAGGACAAGTGCGCTGAGATGTACTACCGCGGCAAGATGTTCGGCTTCGTGCATCTGTACAACGGTCAGGAGGCTGTCTCCACCGGGGTGATCCGGGCGATGCGTCTCCAGCACGACTGGTTCTGCAGCACCTACCGCGACCATGTCCACGCCCTGAGCTGTGGTGTGCCGGCCCGGGAGGTGATGAGTGAACTGTTCGGCAAGGCCACCGGCTGCAGCAAGGGGCGGGGCGGCTCGATGCACCTCTTCTCCCGGGAGCACCATCTCCTTGGCGGCTATGCGTTCATCGGCGAGGGCATCCCGGTGGCCCTGGGGGCGGCCTTCACCAGCCGCTACAAGCGGGAGGCCCTCGGCCAGGCCGACAGCGATGCGGTCACGGCGGCCTTCTTCGGAGACGGCACCTGCAACATCGGCCAGTTCTACGAATGCCTCAACATGGCGGCGCTGTGGAAGCTGCCGATCCTGTTCGTGGTCGAAAACAACCGCTGGGCCATCGGCATGGACCACAACCGGGCCACCAGCGAGCCGGAGATCTGGCGCAAGGCGGCCGGCTTCGGCATGGTTGGCGAGGAGGTCGATGGCATGGATGTGCTGGCCGTGCGGGCGGCGGCCCAGCGGGCGATCGCCCGGGCCAGGGCTGGAGAGGGTCCCACCCTGCTGGAATGCCTCACCTACCGCTTCCGCGGCCATTCCCTGGCGGATCCCGACGAACTCCGCGAAGCGGCGGAGAAGGAGTTCTGGGCCAAGCGTGATCCGATCAAGCAGCTGGCGGTCCGACTGATGGAGCAGGGTCTGGCCACGGCCGAGGAACTCAAGGAGATCGACAGGGAGATTGATGCCGTAGTCGCTGATTGCGTCGAGTTCGCCCTCGCGGCACCGGAGCCCGATGGCAGTGAACTCACCCGTTACATCTGGGCCGACGACTGA
- the mnmA gene encoding tRNA 2-thiouridine(34) synthase MnmA: MAEVLGRLGDWPGERRVAVGLSGGVDSSLTAALLVAAGWEVEGLTLWLMSGKGACCAEGLVDAAGICDQLGVPHHVVDSRARFQEQIVDFLVEGYGDGLTPLPCSRCNRAVKFGPMLEWAEAERNIGRLATGHYARLRQDDPQDGRHQLLRGLDAHKDQSYFLYDLPQSVLGRLVFPLGELTKEATRAEAARLGLRTAAKPESQDLCLADHHGSMRAFLDAYLAPRQGEIVLADGTVLGQHDGIEHFTIGQRKGLGVAWSEPLHVVRLDGAMNRVVVAPRREATRQACVLGAVNWVSIAPPSGPIEVEVQVRYRSLPERALLTPLPETAADHAAGRPHRARLDFAEPQFSVAPGQAAVAYRGEVLLGGGLIQADA; the protein is encoded by the coding sequence GTGGCCGAGGTGCTGGGACGGCTTGGCGACTGGCCCGGTGAACGGCGCGTGGCGGTGGGCCTCTCCGGCGGCGTCGACAGTTCCCTGACCGCCGCCCTGCTGGTGGCGGCCGGCTGGGAGGTCGAGGGCCTCACCCTGTGGCTGATGAGTGGCAAGGGCGCCTGCTGCGCCGAGGGTCTGGTGGATGCGGCCGGCATCTGTGACCAGCTGGGGGTTCCCCACCATGTGGTCGATTCCCGGGCCCGGTTCCAGGAGCAGATCGTCGATTTCCTGGTGGAGGGCTACGGCGATGGCCTCACCCCCCTGCCCTGCTCCCGCTGCAACCGGGCGGTGAAGTTCGGCCCGATGCTGGAGTGGGCCGAGGCGGAGCGCAACATCGGCCGCCTCGCCACGGGCCACTACGCCCGGCTGCGCCAGGACGACCCCCAGGACGGCCGCCACCAGTTGCTGCGGGGCCTCGATGCCCACAAGGACCAGAGCTACTTCCTCTACGACCTGCCCCAGTCGGTGCTGGGGCGGCTGGTCTTCCCCCTCGGTGAACTCACCAAGGAGGCCACCCGCGCCGAGGCCGCACGCCTCGGCCTGCGCACCGCCGCCAAGCCCGAAAGCCAGGACCTCTGTCTGGCCGATCACCATGGGTCGATGCGGGCGTTCCTGGATGCCTACCTGGCGCCTCGACAGGGTGAGATTGTTCTCGCGGACGGCACGGTGCTCGGCCAGCACGACGGGATCGAGCACTTCACCATCGGCCAACGCAAGGGTCTGGGGGTGGCCTGGAGCGAACCCCTCCATGTGGTGCGGCTGGATGGGGCCATGAACCGGGTGGTGGTGGCGCCCCGGCGGGAGGCGACACGCCAGGCCTGTGTGCTCGGCGCCGTCAACTGGGTGTCGATCGCGCCGCCCAGCGGACCGATCGAGGTGGAGGTGCAGGTGCGCTACCGCAGCCTGCCCGAGCGGGCCCTGCTGACGCCCCTGCCCGAAACGGCCGCCGACCACGCCGCCGGACGGCCCCACCGGGCCCGGCTCGACTTCGCCGAGCCCCAGTTCTCGGTGGCTCCTGGGCAGGCGGCGGTGGCCTACAGAGGCGAGGTGCTGCTCGGTGGCGGGCTGATTCAGGCCGACGCCTGA
- a CDS encoding 2Fe-2S iron-sulfur cluster-binding protein: protein MTALPGQDWLEAARQAAVLIPTGCLGGSCGACEIEVNGRVVRACVSTVPSSPSGRLTVSLASDPHW, encoded by the coding sequence ATGACGGCCCTCCCCGGCCAGGACTGGCTGGAGGCCGCCCGCCAGGCAGCGGTGCTGATCCCCACCGGCTGCCTGGGGGGCAGCTGCGGCGCCTGCGAGATCGAGGTCAATGGACGGGTGGTGCGGGCCTGTGTCTCCACCGTGCCCTCCAGTCCCAGCGGCCGGCTGACCGTCAGCCTGGCCAGTGATCCCCACTGGTAG
- the glf gene encoding UDP-galactopyranose mutase encodes MTSNDAASRSETDTPAYDYLIVGCGLFGATFARLATDAGKRCLIVERRPHIGGNCYTEKLEGINVHRYGAHIFHTSNKAVWAFVNRFAEFNNYINSPKAISGDKLYSLPFNMNTFYELWQTRTPEEARQKIASQRFTGEPTNLEEQALSLVGKDIYETLIRDYTRKQWGKHPRELPAFIIKRLPLRFTYDNNYFSDRYQGIPIGGYTALFDALLEGIEVRLNVDYFADRTPLGRLARKVVYTGCIDQYFDYGLGRLEYRSLAFDNAVVETDNFQGNAVINYCDTREPFTRIIEHKHFEGSSSPVTVITKEYPRPCNGEAIPYYPVNDAHNQGLYRRYQELSQGTENVIFGGRLSEYKYMDMHVVIESAMNRFRSESRQASA; translated from the coding sequence GTGACATCCAATGATGCAGCCTCGCGCAGCGAGACCGACACGCCCGCCTACGACTATTTGATCGTCGGCTGCGGGCTGTTCGGTGCCACCTTTGCCCGACTCGCCACCGATGCCGGAAAACGTTGTCTCATCGTCGAGCGCCGCCCCCACATCGGTGGCAATTGCTATACGGAGAAGCTGGAAGGCATCAACGTCCATCGCTACGGCGCCCATATCTTTCACACCAGCAACAAGGCCGTCTGGGCCTTCGTCAATAGGTTTGCAGAATTCAATAACTATATCAACTCACCCAAGGCGATCTCCGGAGACAAGCTATATTCCCTACCCTTCAACATGAATACCTTCTACGAGCTCTGGCAGACGCGCACGCCCGAGGAAGCCCGGCAGAAGATCGCCTCCCAGCGCTTCACCGGCGAACCCACCAACCTGGAAGAGCAGGCCCTGTCACTGGTGGGGAAGGACATCTACGAGACCCTGATCCGCGACTACACCCGCAAACAGTGGGGCAAGCATCCCCGTGAACTGCCCGCCTTCATCATCAAGCGGCTGCCGTTGCGCTTCACCTACGACAACAACTATTTCTCCGACCGCTACCAGGGGATCCCGATCGGCGGTTACACGGCCCTGTTCGACGCCTTGCTGGAGGGCATCGAGGTCCGCCTCAACGTCGATTACTTCGCCGACCGCACCCCGTTGGGGCGCCTGGCCCGCAAGGTGGTCTATACCGGCTGCATCGACCAGTATTTCGACTATGGGCTGGGGAGGCTGGAGTACCGCTCGCTCGCGTTCGACAACGCCGTGGTGGAAACCGACAACTTCCAGGGCAATGCGGTGATCAACTACTGCGATACCCGCGAGCCCTTCACCCGCATCATCGAGCACAAGCACTTCGAAGGCTCCAGCTCCCCCGTCACCGTGATCACCAAGGAGTACCCCCGGCCCTGCAACGGTGAGGCCATTCCCTACTACCCGGTCAACGATGCCCACAACCAGGGGCTGTACCGGCGCTATCAGGAGCTCTCCCAGGGAACGGAGAACGTGATCTTCGGGGGCCGTCTCTCCGAATACAAGTACATGGACATGCACGTGGTGATCGAATCGGCCATGAACCGGTTCCGCAGCGAGAGCCGTCAGGCGTCGGCCTGA
- a CDS encoding sigma-70 family RNA polymerase sigma factor yields MTVSAIATRREGSTRRGSDSITWYLTSIGREPLLTPAEEIELGNQVQAMMHLVEESKTGYSVQENKTIKVGRRSKERMMRANLRLVVSVAKKYQGKGLELLDLIQEGSLGLERAVEKFDPTRGYKFSTYAFWWIRQSMTRAIACQSRAIRLPVHLSERLTTVRKVSLELAHKLGAMPSRREISEAMAIPVEELDSLLRQALTISSLDAPIHAEDGRSFLGDLIADGSAEEPLDRIERGMHQEQLAELMGHLSAQEKEVLALRFGLDGMERHTLAEIGRQLDVSRERVRQIELKALRKLRSLSTRSAVPLA; encoded by the coding sequence ATGACCGTCTCCGCCATTGCGACGAGAAGGGAGGGCTCCACCCGCAGAGGGAGTGATTCCATCACGTGGTACCTCACCTCCATCGGCAGAGAGCCTCTGTTGACCCCGGCCGAGGAGATCGAGCTCGGCAACCAGGTGCAGGCGATGATGCACCTGGTGGAAGAATCAAAAACCGGATACTCCGTCCAGGAGAACAAGACGATCAAGGTCGGCCGCCGCTCCAAGGAGCGCATGATGCGGGCCAATCTTCGGCTCGTGGTGAGCGTGGCCAAGAAGTATCAGGGCAAGGGGCTCGAACTGCTCGATCTGATCCAGGAAGGTTCCCTCGGCCTCGAGCGTGCCGTCGAAAAGTTCGACCCCACCCGGGGCTACAAGTTCTCCACCTATGCCTTCTGGTGGATCCGCCAGAGCATGACCCGTGCCATCGCCTGCCAGTCCCGGGCCATCCGCCTGCCTGTTCACCTCAGTGAACGGTTGACGACCGTGCGCAAGGTGAGCCTCGAGCTGGCCCACAAGCTCGGCGCCATGCCCAGCCGCCGTGAGATCTCCGAAGCCATGGCCATCCCCGTCGAGGAGCTTGACTCCCTGCTGCGCCAGGCCCTCACCATCTCCAGCCTGGATGCCCCCATCCATGCGGAGGACGGCCGCAGCTTCCTGGGGGACCTGATCGCCGATGGGTCCGCCGAGGAGCCGCTGGATCGCATCGAGCGGGGCATGCACCAGGAGCAGCTGGCCGAGCTCATGGGCCACCTCTCCGCCCAGGAGAAGGAGGTGCTGGCCCTCCGCTTCGGCCTCGACGGCATGGAGCGCCACACCCTGGCCGAGATCGGCCGGCAGCTGGATGTCTCCAGGGAGCGGGTGCGGCAGATTGAACTCAAGGCCCTGCGCAAACTGCGCAGCCTCTCGACCCGGTCCGCCGTTCCCCTGGCCTGA